The Nitrospira sp. SG-bin1 sequence CCGCATTCTAGAGCGGGAGTTTGCAACGTTCCTTCCGTCACGAAAAACACATTGCTGACGGTGCATTCGGTCACGTGTTGTTCCCAATTGAGCAAGAGGCTGTCGAATGCGCCGGCTGCGATTGCTTCACGTTTAGCCTGGATATTGTTCAAGAAGTTTGTCGTCTTGATCAGTGGCGATAAAGCGCTTGGCAAATTCCGCTTGGTGGAAGCAATGATCACCTTGACGCCCGTTTCATAGAAATTGGGCGCCGGAGGAACCAAAGGTTTGGCCATCACGACAACGGTCGGCCATGCACACAACGCCGGGTCCAGCCCGATGTCTCCGGCTCCTCGCGAAACCGTGATCCTCAGATAGGCATCTCGAAGATCCGTCCCGACGCCGTTGTGTATCATCGTCTCGCGCAGGATGTGTCCCCAATTGTTTTTCGGAATCGGGATCGTCAGGCCGATGGCCTCAGCGGAACGGAACAGCCGTGATACATGTTCGTCTTGCATGAAGATGCGGGGACCGTACGAACGGATCGTTTCATAGACTCCATCGCCGTAGAGAAACCCATGGTCGAAGACGGAAACCACGGCCTCCTTGTCGCTGACGAACTTGTCATTCAAATAGATCCACATGGGCTATGAAAAGGCGCTGAAGAAGGCCTGAGCTTTGTAAATCGTTTCCTCATATTCACGTGTCGGGTCTGAGTCGGCCACAATTCCTGCCCCAACCTGGAGATAACCCCTAGCGTTCTTCATGGCGAGCGTCCGTATCAGGATATTGAAGTCGAGGTCTCCGCTCCAGCTGAAATAACCCATCGAACCGGTATACGGACCGCGACGGACTGGTTCCAATTCTTCGATAATCTCCATGCAGCGGATCTTGGGGACGCCGGTGATCGTTCCACCAGGAAACATGGCTTTCAGCAAATCAAATCCGGTCGCATGATCCTTAAGGGTGCCCGATACCTGTGAGACGAGGTGATTGACATGCGAATATTGTTCCAAGGTCATCAATTCACCCACCTGGACACTTCCGAAGCGGCAGACTCGACCGAGGTCGTTCCGCTCCAGGTCGACCAACATGACATGTTCCGCACGTTCTTTTTCATTGCCACGAAGCTCATTGATCAGTCGTTGATCATCGGCGGCGTTTCTGCCGCGGGGTCTGGTTCCCGCGATCGGCCTGGTGTCGGCACGGCGTCCATCAAGGCGAACCAGTCGCTCCGGCGATGAACTGATGAGCCGTACCGTATCAAACCGGAGTATTCCCGAGAAAGGAGACGGGTTCAATGCCCGCAAGCGTTCATAGACGGACACATCTGTTTGCAAGTCTCCAAGAGAGGAGAATGCTGGACAGGTCACGTTGAAACGGTGAGAGAGGTTGGCTTGATAAATATCCCCGGCTGCAATGTACTCCTGGCAACGGTGGACACGTTGCCGATACGCCGACTCTTCTTGCTCCGGCGTGAACGTGAGACGGCCGAGATCACTCTGGTGTGCGTCGACCGTATCGGGGCTGGTCAGTCGCGCCTCGAATTCGGCCAATCGATCCCGTCCCTCGCGGAACAGCTTTTCCCTCGGCTCGCCCAAGAATCGTTCTCGCGGCGGACAGAACATAAGCACCAGACGATTCAGTTCATGGTCGATTGCGGCGACTAGATCAAAACATGCGAACTCGAAATCAGGATTGGCAAGGTCATCCAGGGCCACGGAGGGCAACCTCTCGAACTGGCGCACTAGATCATAACTGAAGTAGCCCACCGCACCGCCGAAAAATGGAGGTACATCAGGAGGACGAACAATCTGTTGACGGTTCAAGTGGAGAGCTAGACGATCAAACGGAGCGGTGCCTGAGTTCAAAAGTCCTTGCATCGATCGACCGTCAAAGGTATCCCCCTTCCCATACAATGTTTGATAGGGATCGACGCCCAAGTATGAATATCGCCCCATGGTGCCATTGCCGGTGCCGCTCTCAAAGAGAAACGAAGGGTGTCGAGCTGAGGCGATGTTCTTGTACAGGTCGAACGGACTGGCTGCAGGAGCGGGGCGTGTCAGAACGAGAGGCGAAGGAGAACCGCGTAAAAAAGGCATCGAGGAGGGTGAGGTTCTCGGCATAGATGCTCGTGTCCCACGTGAAAGAGAGATCACTATACCGCAGTGATTTCTGCACGCATAGGTGTCTAACAGCTTGACATTCCAAGCATGGTTTTGCTTAAATTGCGAACCCCATCGGGCAGAGTTTTGCTCACGTGCTCTCGCCTTCCGTGGGTTAGGAATGCCCCCTCCACAAGATCCTTTATACGCGGGGCTCGGTCAGGCCGTTCGAATGGGAACGGAACTGCTCGCTGCGTTGATCGTCGGAGGTGGGCTGGGATGGGTCGTCGATACGTATCTCTTCGGGACAACTCCGTGGGGGCTCGTCATCGGGTTAGTCCTCGGTTTGGCGGCCGGGATGAGGAGTGCGTATCGCTCTGCACAGCGGTGGCAAGGTCCGTCGGACAACGTGAATAAGTAGGAATAGTCATGGAAGAAAGTCCGCTTCATCAGTTCGAACTTCATAACTGGATCCCAATCTCGATTGGGGGATTGGATATCTCCATCAATAAGGCCGTCGTCTTCATGTGGGTGGTTATCGCCTTGGCGTCAGTGATCATGGTGATGGCGGGATCATCGCGCAAGCTGGTACCCGGCAAGTTGCAGAGCCTGGCGGAGATGATGGTGGATTTCATTCGCAACATGATTATGGAAACGATGGGGAAAGACGGGATGCGATTTTTCCCGCTCGTTGCCACGCTCTTTGTGTTTATTCTGTTTTCGAACTACATCGGATTGATTCCCGGTACCTACACGGTGACGAGTCAGATTATCGTGACGGCCGTTTTCTCCTGCCTCGTGTACGGGTTGAGCCTGATCGTTGGCTTTTCGTTGCATGGGGCCAAGTTTCTGGGAATCCTGGTCCCGCCCGGTACGCCGGGGTGGCTGCTGCCGCTGATGATTCCGATCGAGATCATCAGCCAGTTGGCACGGCCTATTTCCCTGGCGGTTCGGCTTTTTGCGAATATGACGGCGGGCCATGTCATGCTCGCGGTGCTGTTCAGCCTCACCATCGGCGGGGGATTATTGATTGGGTGGTTGCCCTTCGTGTTTACCGTCGCGATATACGGACTGGAGTTCGGTATCGCCTTTATCCAAGCCTATATTTTTACCATTTTGACCTGCGTCTATTTGGGAGACGCATTTCATTTACATGGCCATGAGGAGCACGCGCATTAGCGCATGCGAGTTTAGACAAGAGAGGAGTAAGCCATAATGGATTCAGCAGCAGCAGGGTTGATCGGTATGGGTTGTGCCGCGGCGGGGTTTGCCGGGGCCGGTGTGGGAATCGGCTATATATTTGGAAAGATGATCGAAGTCGTGGCACGTCAGCCTGAAGCCGAAGCGCGCGTCACGAAGTACATGTGGATCGGATTCGCGCTGGTCGAAGCCATCGCGCTATATGGCTTGGTCATCGCCTTCATCATCATGGGTTTCCGCAAGGGCTAGAGGAGCAGGCTAAGTCTGGGTAGAGTTCGAGAACGTTTTTCTGACCCAGTCTTTCTGATATGAACCATGCCACAGTTTGAATCTCATTTTTTTTCATCCTTGATTTTCTGGGAAGTCGTCTCGTTCGGGATCCTCTTGTTCGTGCTTTATAAGTATGCATTCCCCGGCATCTTGAGCGCCTTGGAAGAGCGCGAAAAGAAAATCAAGGACAGTCTCGATCAGGCCGAGCAGCATCGGTCCGAGGCTGAGCGGCGACTCAAAGAATATGAAGCCAAACTTAATGCGGCGGGAAAGGAAGCCGAGGCCATTCTTTCAGCGGCAAAAGAACGTGCTCAACGGTTGCTTGATGAAAATGAACAGCGGCTGACCGCGGAGGCGGAGCGCATCAAAGGTGATGCCACCCGTGAAATTGACCAGGAGCGCCGGAAAGCTCTGCAAGATATTCGAACCCAGACGACGGAACTCGCTCTTATGGTGGCGGAAAAAGTGGTACAACGGAGCTTAACAGAGGCGGATCAGAAAAAGTTCGCAGACGAAGCGCTTGAGGCGCTTTCGAAATCACATCTCCGCTAATTTCATGAGATCTGCAGGTGGGGTCATTTCAAGGTGACTCCGCCTGGCCGATATCCCTCCAAATCCACCGTCACGAATTTAAATCCCAGCGCTCTTAGCTTGGCGCTGATCTCCGCGCGCCGATCTGCTTCCACGAGCCGAGGTAGTTCGTCTTGCGCCAATTCGATCCGTGCGATCTCGCCGTGGTTGCGCACGCGAAAATGACGGAATCCCTCACGATGGAGCACGGCCTCGGCTTCTTCGACACGGCTTAGCTTTTCCAGTGTTATCGGGATTCCACGTGGGATTCTCGACGAGAGACAGGCGGCGGCCGGCTTATCCCAATTCGACAGGCGGAGCTCCTTAGCGAGAATGCGGATCTCGGCCTTCGACAGTTCGGCTTCGACGAGGGGGCTGCGCACGTCCCATTCTCGGGCGGCTTTGATGCCGGGGCGGTCGTCCCCGAGATCATCAAGGTTGGTCCCGTCCACGACATAGGCAGCCGCCATTGATTTCCGCAGACGCCCTAGAAGCTGGTATAGATCGGTCTTACAGTGGAAACAACGGCTTGCATCATTCTTGACGAAGTCGTCAATGGCGAGCTGATCCGTCTGCACGGTTTCATAACGGGCGCCGATCTCGTGAGCGATCCGTTCGGCAGCTTCCAACTCAATCAACGGAAAAGTCGGTGAGACGGCTGTGATGCTGATGGCCTTCTCGTGGAGCTGCTCGTGGGCTACTTTGAGAACAACGGTGCTGTCGATTCCGCCGGAATAGGCCACCACGACAGACCCCATTTCCGTCAGAAGGGTTCGGAGCCGATTGAGCTTCTGGTGAAGAGAGGACGGTTGCATAATATCCCGCTGTCCGTGGGTCTAGTGACGAATTTTTGCCTTCGCGATATTGCCGACCACGACGAGCGCGTAATGCTGAGGGTCGAGATATTGTTTTGCCGCGCGCAACACATCCTCTTTCGTCACGCGTTCGATCCATTTGGGGTACTGATTAAAATAATCGAACCCCAGCCCAAAAAACTCCACCTGTGCCAAGACTTGCGCCAGCTTCGCCGTCGTATCCAACCGCAAGGGGAAGCTGCCCATTAAAAATGCTTTGGCGTCGGCCAACTCCTGGTCGGTGACGGGGGCCTCGCGAATCGCCTTCATTTCAGTCAAGACGCCGTTGATGGCCTGATTGGTCGTTTCGGTGCGAGTTTGAAGATTGATCCAAAAAGAACCCGGCATCAATCGAGCATCGTAATGACTGGTGATGCCATAGGCAAGCCCCTGTTTGTCTCGAATGGTATCCATGAGTCTGGACGAGAACCCTCCAGCCCCTAAGACGTGGTTCATGACGGTGACGGCATAGAAGTCCGGGTTTGTTCGACTGATGCCGGGATGCCCGATGACAATGGTCGATTGCGTAAGATCCTTTTCGATGAGCTGCACGGTCTTTTTATCGATGGCGGCCGGCTTCTTGGCTGGTCGGGGCGGTACGACCCCTTTTTTCCAGGCCCCGAAATGTGTCTGGACGAGCGCCGTCGCTTGTTCAACTGTGACGTCGCCGACGATCGTGAGGATGGACTGATTGGGAAGATACTCTTTGGCATAGAAGTTCTGTACATCCGCCAAGGTGATTTTGCCCAACGTGTCTTCCGTTCCGTTCACCGGCCAACGATAGGGATGATTCTGGAAGATCAATTGATTGAAGGCCTTCATGGCGACATGGCCTGGATCGTCATTGTCACTGGTGATTTCCCCGAGGATCTGCGAACGGACCCGTTCGAACTCCTGTTTGGGGAACGCGGGGCGCTGAAGAATGTCGGCGAGCAACGTGAACCCGAGGTCGATGTCTTTCTTCAGTGTGCGCGCCGACGCGGTCGTGAAGTCCTCGTCCGCACGGACTCCCAACGACCCGCCCACAAAGTCGATCTGTTCGGCCAGCTGTCTTGAGGATCGGGTTGTTGTGCCTTCATCGAGGAGACCGGCGACCAAATTCGCCAGACCGGCCTTTTCCGGTGGATCCTGTGCGGAGCCGACCTTGACGAGGACATGGATTTCTACGATGGGAAGGAAATGTTGCTCCAGTACAAGGACGGTCATCCCATTGGGGGTGGTGAATCGCACGGGGGAAATGTCGGCGGCATGCCCTGAATTTGCAATGAAGACTCCGCACAAGACCAGTAACAGTGTGCCGGTTACCCATCGGAGAACGGATCGAGGGACAGAAAAATGGCGCCTCTGGTTTTCCGGATCGATCACCATGGTCCTTCTATAACTTCCCTTCATGGACGGCTGCGGGAGCCGAGTCAGGAGCGGGAGACGGCAGGGGAATGAGAATTCCAACGGTCCGATTATCGTGGGTGAGGTATTGCTTTGCGACACGCTGGATGTCTTTCGCCGTGACCGCGCGGATACGTTCCACGAATTGATCGATCCGCCGCCAACCGGCACCCACGGATTCCGCCTGTCCCATCAACATGGCATGGCGAAAATTCGAGTCCTGCTCGAAGACCCGTGCCGCTTCCACTTGGTTTTTGGCTCGCTGAAGCTCCACCTCGGACGGCGGTTCATTCTGGAGCCGGGCGATCTCTCGCTGGATCGCTTCTTCGACTCCTTCGATCTTCGCGCCGGGATGCACCACTGAGTAGAAATAAAACAGACCGGGGTCCGTCTGTAGCACACTGTATTCGGCGCCGACGGCCAACGAATTCTTCTGGTCATACACCAAGCTTTGATAGAGGCGAGAGCTCTTCCCGTGAGACAGGATCGATTCGAGGATGTCGAGCGCATAAGAATCGTCGCTGGAATAATTGGGAACCCGAAAGCCCATCATGACAAACGGAACCTGCGCTTCGCGTTTCAGGAAAAATCGGCGCTCGCCTCGCTGGTCCGGTTCCGGCGGCAAGGTTTGTCTGGGTGAAGGGCCTCTCGGGATCGGCTCAAACAGCCGTTTAATCGTCGGAAGTAACGCCTCGGCCTTGATATCGCCCACCACGACGAGGGTCGCATTGTTGGGAGAGTAGAATGTGTCGTAGTGACGCTGCAAGTCTTCGAGAGACATGGCATCCAAATCGGCGAACCATCCGATGACGGGCCAATGGTAGGGATGGCTGAGGAACGCGTGGGCGAACAGCGCTTCAACCAGCGCGCCCTGTGGATCATCCTCAGATCGAAGGCGGCGTTCCTCTTTCACGACGTCGCGCTCGGTCTGAAATTCGTTGTGATCGAGAAGGAGACCCTGCATCCGATCGGCTTCCAGTTCGAGAGCGAGCCCGACACGGTCAGCTGCCACATTCTCAAAATAGGCCGTGAAGTCTTGTCCGGTAAACGCGTTGTCGATTCCGCCGTTCTTCCTGATGATTCGCGAGAATGATCCTTTCGGAAACCGTGCCGTGCCTTTGAACATCATGTGCTCAAGCATGTGCGAGAGTCCGGCCCGTCCCATCACCTCGTTTCGCGAACCGACTTTGTACCACACCTGCACGGTGGCCACCGGAGCCTTGGGAACTTCGACCAGCAGTACCTTCATCCCGTTTGAGAGGATGTACTCGTTCGGTTCCGCTCCGAGCGAGATCGAGCTGACGCTAAAAACGAGAAGCGCCGAGAAAAGTGTTAAGAAGCGGACGTGCCACTGATGCTGGATCATGCGCGTGATCATCATAATAAAATAATGGGATTGGTCATGCTAGCAACGAGTTTCGATGGGTGTCAAGGCAAGGGAGTTTTGGTTGCTCGGGAGTGCTCCAAGTTGGCCGCAGGCGCCGAGCACGTCCCGTCCCCGGCTCTTTCGAACAAATGCCTCAAGGCCGGCGTTGCGGAGGATAGATTGAAAACGAAGCACCGCCTGTTCGGACGGACGACGGAACGGACTGCCCGGAAATTCATTGAACGGGATCAAATTGACCCTGCATCGCATGGCCTTCAGTAATTGGACCAGTCGTCGAGCGTCAGCCTCATGATCGTTTACGCCGGCGAGCAACACGTATTCGAAGGTCAAGCGTTGATGAGAAGCGAGCGGACAGCGGCGACAGGCGGCCAGGAGTGACCTTAGTGAGGCGATCTCGCTCGCCGCGGGCATCAACTCTCGCCGCTGTTCTTCAGTGGTGGCATTGAGCGAGACGGCGAGGTTCACGCCCAGCTGGGCGACGTCCGCCAGACGGGACGTCAGCCCTGCCGTCGACACCGTTACGCGTCGGGGCGACCATCCAAGTCCCCAAGATTTGTTGGTCAAAGCCGACACGGCGGCTTTGAGACCGTCGATGTTGGCCAAGGGTTCTCCCATCCCCATGAACACGAGATTCGTGATGCGTTCATGGGAGCCCAACTGGTCTTGTGCAGTCAGGGTTTGATCGATGATTTCGTACAGTTTGAGGTTACGTTTGAGCCCCATTCGTCCGGTCAGACAGAAGCCACAATCCAACATGCAACCGACCTGCGTTGACACACAGAGCGTCAGCCGGTCCTCATCCGGGATCAACACGGTTTCAATCGACAAACCATCCTCAAGGGTCAACAGCAATTTGCGGGTTCCATCCTGGGACGGCAAGACCGTGACAGAGGTCGAGCGTCCGATCGTGGCGGATCGAGACAGTGTCATGCGATCACGCAGGGGGAGATCGGTCATATCGGTAATAGTTCGCAGGCGCCGTTGATAGAGCCAGCGCAAAATTTGCGTTGCGCGATAGGTCGGCCAGCCTTGCGCTCGGACAAACTTCACCATCTGGGGTTCGGTGAGATTCAAGAGCGCTGTGAGGGGACTGGGTGAGGTCATTGGTAAGTCGTTATCAAATCGGATTATCGTTGTGTGGGAGCTAGGAGCCTACCACAGCGGAGGCTGTGGCGCATACGGGCGGGCATCGTCGGGTCCCGAAACTTCTTCCATTACAGGCGGCTCTGTATATAATGAACGCGGATGAGGGGCACCATGGAGACCCATGACACATATCGTTTCATCAATGACTACGGGTTGGCGGCCGCATCCTGCTTGGTACTCATGCTCGGAGGCTTTTGTTCACGCGATGGGCATGCGGCGCAGGCTGAGATGTCCGAACCATCGACGACCATTAGCTGTACGACGGCGGAAGACTGCTTTGCGGCGGCGGTGTGGCCGAAGGAGCGACTGGGGCACGCGCTGACGAAAGATCAAGTGGTGGCGATCAAGCTGGAACGCCTCCGAAAGGTCACGGAGGAATTTCCTTCTACCGTGTGGGCCAAGCGTGCCGGGTTGTTGTCCGGGGTGCTGTTGATCGATCGAACTCCTGCCGGCGCTCTGCCTTACCTGAGGGCGGCCCAACGGGACCTTCCCGTACTGGACGATTATATTCGATTCTGGGTCGGAGAAGCGTTGCTGCGTTTGGGTGATGCCAAGGAGGCGGCCGGCATGTTTGAAGGAGTTCCGCAGGCTGTCCCTGATTCTAACCTTGCCAGTCAGGCGGCGCTCCGAGCTGGGGAAGCTTGGTATCAGGCATCCAGCTGTCCCGAGGCCGTGTCCTGGTTCAGCAAGGCCGTCAACGCCAACGATAAGGACCCTCAGATCGCTCAGGCTTGGTTGCGGTTGGCCTCCTGTTATCTTCGAGAGAATCAATTGACGGAAGCACGAGAAACGCTGAAACAGCTGTGGACGAAGTTTCCACAGACCAAGGAGGCCAAGGAGGCCGAGACTCTGCTTGGGAACAATATTGGGGGAGTACCGTGGACACCGCGGCCAGACATCTATTATGAGCGTGCCCAGG is a genomic window containing:
- a CDS encoding F0F1 ATP synthase subunit A, which encodes MEESPLHQFELHNWIPISIGGLDISINKAVVFMWVVIALASVIMVMAGSSRKLVPGKLQSLAEMMVDFIRNMIMETMGKDGMRFFPLVATLFVFILFSNYIGLIPGTYTVTSQIIVTAVFSCLVYGLSLIVGFSLHGAKFLGILVPPGTPGWLLPLMIPIEIISQLARPISLAVRLFANMTAGHVMLAVLFSLTIGGGLLIGWLPFVFTVAIYGLEFGIAFIQAYIFTILTCVYLGDAFHLHGHEEHAH
- a CDS encoding ATP-utilizing protein, which gives rise to MQPSSLHQKLNRLRTLLTEMGSVVVAYSGGIDSTVVLKVAHEQLHEKAISITAVSPTFPLIELEAAERIAHEIGARYETVQTDQLAIDDFVKNDASRCFHCKTDLYQLLGRLRKSMAAAYVVDGTNLDDLGDDRPGIKAAREWDVRSPLVEAELSKAEIRILAKELRLSNWDKPAAACLSSRIPRGIPITLEKLSRVEEAEAVLHREGFRHFRVRNHGEIARIELAQDELPRLVEADRRAEISAKLRALGFKFVTVDLEGYRPGGVTLK
- a CDS encoding peptidase M16; amino-acid sequence: MIQHQWHVRFLTLFSALLVFSVSSISLGAEPNEYILSNGMKVLLVEVPKAPVATVQVWYKVGSRNEVMGRAGLSHMLEHMMFKGTARFPKGSFSRIIRKNGGIDNAFTGQDFTAYFENVAADRVGLALELEADRMQGLLLDHNEFQTERDVVKEERRLRSEDDPQGALVEALFAHAFLSHPYHWPVIGWFADLDAMSLEDLQRHYDTFYSPNNATLVVVGDIKAEALLPTIKRLFEPIPRGPSPRQTLPPEPDQRGERRFFLKREAQVPFVMMGFRVPNYSSDDSYALDILESILSHGKSSRLYQSLVYDQKNSLAVGAEYSVLQTDPGLFYFYSVVHPGAKIEGVEEAIQREIARLQNEPPSEVELQRAKNQVEAARVFEQDSNFRHAMLMGQAESVGAGWRRIDQFVERIRAVTAKDIQRVAKQYLTHDNRTVGILIPLPSPAPDSAPAAVHEGKL